CGACACCGGGTTCGACGTCGATGGCGACGGAGGCTTCGCGATCACGCTCGGCGGCCCGAAGCAGGATCGCAACTGGCTCGGCCTTGCCGAGGGCGCGTCGCGCATCACCGTCCGGCATTACTGGGAGCAAGCATCTCCTCCCGCGATTCCACCGGCGCCGGAGCTTGCGCTGAAGATTGAGCTTGTCGGAGGCAACGTGGCGCCTTCGCCGCGTGCGCCGAATGACGAGAGCGTCGCACGGTCGATTCGTCGCATGGCTCGCTATGTCCGCTCGCGCACGGTCGACCTCATCGCGAAGCCGGGCGCCGGCGAAGCGCCGGCGTTCGTCTCGCGCATCCCGAACCTGTTCGTCGCGCCGGTGAAGCCCGGTGCGCATGCGCTGGCTGCGGCCGATGCGGCCTATAGCCTCGCGCCGTACGTGCTCGGTCCCGATGAAGCGCTCGTCATCAGCGGCCGCTGGCCGAAGTGCCGCTGCGCCAACGTGAACCTGTGGAACCGGCAGCTGCAGACGTACGACTATCTTCGGCACCGGGTCAGCCTGAACCGCGCGCAGATGAAGCTCGAGGCCGACGGCAGCTTCCGCGTCGTGATCGCGCATCGCGACCCCGGCATGCCGAACTGGCTCGACACCGAGGGCCGCACGTTCGGGCTCGTGTTCTGGAGGTTCATGCTGCCGGACGGCGAGATCGAGACGCCCCACGCCGAGGTCATCGAGCTCGGTCTCTGAGACCCCGATTCCTCGGGGGTTCCTTTCCGGCCGCGAGCTGCGTTGCGGAGCCGCGAAATGACGCGACGTTCCGGGTCCGGCGGACTTCAGGCGAACGTCGTCGATTTAAAATACGCGGCGACTGTTGAAGTCCTTGCAGCGGGCAACCGAGTCGCGTTAGTTCTCCGGCCTACATCACACCGGGGAGGGATCATTCATGAAACAGTTCCATCGGTCGGCTTCGTTGCTGTCGGGCGCTCTTGCGCTCGGATTTCTGTTTTCATCGGCGCCCGCGGCCAATGCGCAGAGCGCAAAAACAATTCAGGCGGTCGTGGAAGCGCTTCGAGCCGGCGGCAAGACGATCGCCGGGCCCGGCGTATACACGCGACAGCCGACTACATCGGACGCTGCCGTGCAGCTCACGGTCGACACCAACGTCTGCGGCACCATCACGCTGATCAGCGGGGACGGCGCCGAGATGGATCTGCTCGACGGCGCGGCGGTGAACCTGCAGGGGTTCATTGCAAACGCGACGCTGAAAACCGCGGCAGGATGCGCCGACGGCGTGCGCAACGTGCAGTTGCAGTGCACCGGCGCTGTTCCGTGTGTCGCGGTGTGGCGCGTCGACGCGAAATAGTCGCGGCGCACATTGAACGCATGCCGGCGTCGATGCCGGATCGTGGAAACAGCGCGAGATCGTAGTCCGTGCGCGCGATGAGAGACGATCGTCGCCCGGCATGGGCGACGATGCGTGCACTCGGCCGATCATTGGGGACAGGTACGGATTTACTGGCGAAAAAAAACTGTACCTGTCCCCTTTTTCTTTCTATGGAGCCGTCGTGCGTTCGTCTGCGACGGGATGGACGATAGACGCCGCGTCGTCGGCCGCTGCCGCATGCTCGGCCGGCTTGGCATGCCCAGCGGACTTGGCGTGTTCGGCGGACGTCGCACGCTCCTCAGATGCCGTCTCCATATGGGCGCTGCCAGCCTTTGCGAGCTTGCGCGGCGTCACTCGGATCGTCAGCTCCGGATAGCGCGTCTGAAAGTTCTCGATGGGGAACTCCTGCGTTTCGTAGCCTCCGCAGGTCAGTGTCGCGGTCTTCCACGTCTTGCGGACGTTGACGGCAAAGTGGCCGGCGGAATCCACCTTCGCGTATTTTGGTCCGCTCGTGATTCCGCAGGTTCCGACGACATCGCCGGTATTCGCGTCGACCACTGTGCCGGTGAGCCGCAGCGACGTGCAGCCGCCGATCAGAATCGCGCAGAACAGGATTGCAGGGACTTTCGTTTTCATTGTGGTCCTCCCGGGAAGTCGGTGGACCTGATTTCGGTGTGCGGCGGCCTTGAGTCAAGAGCGGCCAACGACGTTCTGTGTCTCAGATCACGTGACGGCGCGCCGTAAGAGGTCGGAGATGCCGGCGAGCTACATCTCGCGACGGCCTTCGATGGCGCGCCCGACCGTGACGCCGTCGGCGTACTCGATCGTTCCGCCAACCGAAATGCCCTGGGCGATGCGACTGACGCGCACGCCGAGCGGCTTCAAGAGGCGCGACAGATAGACCGCCGTCGCTTCGCCTTCGATCGTCGGATTGGTCGCGACCAGCACTTCCTTGATCGGCTCGCGCCCTACCCGTTCGACGAGCTCGCGGATCTTGAGCTGCTCGGGGCCGCGCCCGTCCAGCGGAGAGATCGATCCGTGCAGCACGTGGAAGATTCCCTGGAAGCCGTGGCTTCGCTCGATCGCAACCAGATCGGCCGGCTCCTCGACGACGCAGACGATCGTGCGATCGCGCCGCGGGTCTTCGCAGTTCGAGCATGGATCGTCTTCGGTGAGCGCAAAGCAGCGGCTGCAGAAGCGCGTCGCCGATTTTACCGATTCGATCGCACGCGCGAGCTCGTTCGCGTAGCCCTGGTCGCCGCGCAGGATGAAGAACGCAAGGCGCGCGGCGCTTTTCTCGCCGACGCCGGGAAGACGCGTGAGAAGCTGGATCAGGGCCTGGAGCGCGGGCGTGTAGGCCACTCGTTCTCCTAGCGCCCCAGCCAGCGGCGCAGGCGTCCGCCGCCGGCCGCTTCGCCGCCGCCGGTCGTGTCGTCGTCGCTTTCGCTGTCGCCGCCCATCGCTTCATTCATCGCGTCGGGCGGAAGACCCATGTCGCCTGCCATCTTCTGCATCTCGACCGCCATCAGGTTCTGCGCCTTCTGGATCGCCGTGTTGACGCCGAGCACGAGGTTGTCCTGCAGCACGCGCTTGTCGGGATTCTCGAGCAGGCTCTGGTCGAGAAGGATCCGGCGCACCTGCAGCTTTCCGGTGATCACGATCTCGAGCTTGCCGTCGAGCAGCGTCGTCGAGACTTCCTTCTTGTCGACGCGCTTCTGGATCTGCTTCATCTGCTTCTGCAGGCCGCGGGCCTGCTTGAGCATCTGCATCATGGATGGTTCTTCGGCCATCTCGTCACTCCTTATTCTTCGTAGACGGATACTTTGGTGACGCGCCCGCCGAGATCGGCGACCGCCTTGTCGACAAACGGATCGGCGAGCGCGCTCGCCTTCTTCTTCGCGGTGCGCTCGTCGTGGATTCCCTGCAGCGTGACGCCTTCGGCCTGCGCCGACGCATCGACGATCTTGACGCTCACGTTCTCGCCGAAGTGCGCGCGGGCAACTTCGGTGACGCGGCCGAGAACCGTCGGGTTCTTGAGCTTCTGCGCCCAGCTCGCCGAAATCGGCGCGATCTGGACGTGCTCGGGCGTGATGCTCGCGAGCTTGCAGTTGGTCACGGTGACGTAAAGGTCGAGGCCGCCCTTCTTCTTGATGTCGTCGAGGAACGCTTCCCAGCGGCGCGCGAGCGCTTCTTCTTCGGACAGCGGCTCGAGCGGCTCGCCTTCGGGGCCGGTCCAGGCTTCGACCGCTGCGGCGTTCGGCTTGCCGGCGAGCGGGAGGCGGTCGGCCGCGGGCGCAGCTGTACGCGGAGGCGGCGGCGCTTGCGGCGGTGATTGAGCGGGACGCTGCGGCGCCGCGGTTTGCGGTTGCGAGCGCGGGGCTTCGGTTCGCGCCGGCTCGGTCCGCTGCGGTTCGATTCGCTGCGGCGTCGGCGCCGGCCCTGACATCGTTCGCGGCGCTGCCGCAGAGCGCGGCGCCGAGCCGCTCTCCATCGCACCGAGCTTCGACAGCAGCTCGGCCGCGCTTTCCACCGATTCGAGCGATGCGACCTTGAGAAGTCCCATCTCGAGCACGAGATCCGGATGCGTGCCGCGACGCAGGTCGCTCGCCGTCCCGAGCAGCGACGAGAAGATGCGTTGAAGATCGAGCGGGCTCCGCTTTGCCCTGAGCTCGGTTGCAAGACGCCGATGATTTTCAGGAATCACCGGCGACAGCGCTTTCACGTTCGCGACGGTGGCGACCGTGACGTGCCGGAGGATCTCGAGAACTTCGCCGAGAAGGCGTTCGATGTCGTAGCCGTAGCGGCGGACCTCGCCGATCAGGTCGACGATGCGCGGCGCGTCACCGAGAACGATCGATTCGACGATCCCCGACACCAGTTCGGTGCCGGCCACGCCGAGCAGCTGCGCGACTTCGGCAACGCCGAGAGGCCCGTCGGCGCCGGCCATCGCCTGCTCGAGCAGGGATTGCGCGTCGCGCATGCTGCCGTCGGCCTCGCGCGCGAGCAGCGCAATGGCGTCCGGCGAGATCTGCATCCCGTCGCGCTCGGCAATCGTCGTAAGCTGGCGCCCGATCTCGTCATCGGAAAGCCGCTTGAAGTCGTAGCGCTGGCAGCGCGACAGCACCGTCGGCGGCAGCTTGTGCACCTCGGTCGTCGCCATGATGAACTTGACGTGCGACGGCGGCTCTTCGAGCGTCTTCAAGAGCGCATTGAACGCCGACTTCGACAGCTGGTGGACCTCGTCGATGATGTAGACCTTGAAGCGCCCCGACGACGGCCGGTACTGCGCGCTTTCGATCAGGTCGCGGACCTCGTCGACGCCGTTGTTGGACGCGCCGTCGATCTCGATGATGTCCATCGACGAGCCCGACAGGTTCTGCAGGCACGACGGGCACTGGTTGCACGGCTCGGCGTTCTCGCCGCGATTGGTGCAGTTGATCGCGCGGGCCAGCAGGCGGGCGATCGTGGTCTTGCCGACTCCGCGGGTCCCGGTCAGCAGGAACGCGTGGGGGACGCGGTCGCGGCGGATCGCGTTGGCCAGCGTCTGCGTGACGTGGCTCTGCCCCACCACCGACCCGAAGGTCAGCGGGCGCCACCTGCGTGCGACCACTTCATACGACATCTGCCAGCGCTCCGAAGGCGAGTCGGTAGCACCGGGGACAGGGCCGGGCAATCTCGCGGTTTGCGCGGATTTTGTTTGACGTGGCGGGGCGTTGCGCTCGACCGGGGCGCGGATTTTGCCGCGATGTTTGCGACTCATTGCGTCCTGTCGCTGCGTCTGTCCGAAGGGGCGCTGCAGCGGCGGTCGCCGCCCGTCGATTGCAGACCGCTCACCAGCGCCTTCGGCAGTGATCCTTCACGACGTCGTCGCTGATCATCCGACGCCGGCCGGACCAGTCCCGTTCTGTCGAAGCGCTGATCCCGGAAGAGCGTCCGCACCGACGGAAATCGGCGCATCATTGCGCTTTACCCTTGCCGCAGCACCGGCAATCCCGTTAAGACGCCCGCCATGCACGTAACCGGCTCGCCTGCGAATCGACTTGTGGTCGTCATCACGATGCTCGCGCTGCTGACAGGCATCGCCGGGGTTTCATACGCATCGAGCGGCAGAGCCGAGTGCGGAGATGCGGACACGAGCGGCACCGTGACGGCGATCGACGCGCTGACCGTACTGCGTCGCAGCGTCGGGTATGGGGCCACGTGCGACATCTGCGTCTGCGATTCGAACGGGGACAAAAAGATCCTGGCCAGCGATGCCTTGCTGGTTCTGCAGGCCGCCGTCGGCCTCAGCTCGGCCCTCGCGTGTCCGCGCTGCGCGGACTTCGGGATTCCAGAGGCCCAGACCTGCCTGGGCGCCCACATCTTCATTCCGTCGGTCGCGCTGCCTGGCGGCCTCTCGGCGGAGGACTGCGCGCTCGTGGAGCAGGGAGCGCAGAACGGCTGCGTGGGCACGATCGAGCGCACCGGCGACGGCCTGATCATCGATGTGCGGCACTCCGAGGACACATACGAGAACTGCGACCTCTACCAGTCGATCTTCACCTGTGACGTGTCCGCGAAACAGGCCGATGCGATGAGCGCAGCCGCAAAGGTCGCGTGCCCGTGCTGTTCCATCGAATGTCCCGAGCGGACGTTGTGCAACGATGTGGGAGACAACGGATGCGCGAGCACAGGCGCCGCGGGCCAGGCGATCCCTCAACCGCCGATCAGCCAACGATCACCGACGATCGTAAGCAAGTCGGACGTGACCGCGACGTCGATTGTATCGACCACCACTCCGTCGCAAACAGTCAGCTCATCGTCGACCGAGTCTCCGTGCGGCACCTGCTGCAACGTGGATGAGCTCGGCGATATCGAGATCCCCGAGACACCGCCCCTTTTCACTTCGCTCGTGGTGCGCGTCAGCGGCGAGACGACACCGTACGGCTGCCTGTTCTGCGGCACCGACGACTTCCAGCCGGATCGCCAGATCTATCTCGGTCACGAAGACGACGACTCCGCGACCATCTGCATCATCGATGCTCACGGAATCTCCGAATCCGGAACGGTCGGTAGCTGCGAGGGCTACGGACTACTCGAGTACGGGCCGACCGAGGTGCTGCATGCGACCGGGATCAACTTCGAGCCGATCGATACGCTGCCGGCGGTGAATTTGAAGGCGCACTGAGTTGGCATCGGGCGCGCCCGCGCCGCGTTCATTCGTCGACCGCCGCCAGCCTTTGCGCGTCGGACATGTCTTGCCAACTGCTGTCAGGTTGCAGGAAGTTGCACGATCCGGCGAGCTCGCGGGCCGCATGGCCTGCGTTGCAAGCGGCTACGGGGGCCGCTAGTTTCCGCGGTCGTCGTTCCAGCCTTTGCGGAGAGGTGTCCGAGTGGCTTAAGGAGCACGCCTGGAACGCGTGTGTACCCTTACCGGTACCGTGGGTTCAAATCCCACCCTCTCCGCCATAAAGTCGTCAAGAGCGGGCGCCCTTCTCTCGGATCGCCGAATACAGCCGAATTGCTGCGGGAATCCGCGATTCAAGTTCGGGCAAGCGGGACCTGGAGAGAGCCGAACCTACACAAACAGGGCCTTTCCGGGAGATTTTCTCTGAACCGCTTTTGGGCGGTTCGCATACGCAACGCGACGGCCACCGAAACGCGAAAGTGCGGGCTCTCGGCACCGCTCTCTGGTTCCGGTTCCACCTCCTACTTCAAATCTCCGGTGGGTAAGGTATTTGAACCCGCGGTACTGAAGAGAATCCCCACCATCGGCGCCAGCGTCAGCCAGTATACGTACGAGGGCACCGAGCTGCGAAATCGCAAAATGCGACACGGCATTTCACCTCTCTCGGTTCCCTGTTCCTAGCGGTCATCTCGATCTCTCTGGGACTCTTTCGGCTTCCAATCGCTGTCTCTTCGGAGCGTCAGATACCCCTCACGTGAACTACTCATTCGTCTCATGGGACCGGCTCTTGAATGGTCGCTTCTAAGGGGAAAACGTCAATGGATTGAGCGTGGGACTTGGCTGCGCTGCCAGCGGCAAGAATTGAAGCGATTGGCGAATATAGCTGAGCCAGGAAAGGCGAACGGGCATGCTAGTCGGACAGGCTGACGGCAAGACGAATCCCTTCCTCCTGTGAACTAGGAGTGAGACAGCCTCTCGAGTACGAATTCGGGAAATCGTCAGAACCCTGTTCGAACGATCCTCCCCTATACACTCGATACGCAAACTTCTTGCCGCCCCATGTTGTGCCACCCCATTTCTTACACTGTTCCGAGTTGTCATAGGCCGAACCGTTTGTAGGATGTTCGGTGATCGAAGACACGTCCCCGTCGACCACAACTGCGTCGTCTTCTCCGGCTCTTAGGTCCTCTGGAGACCAAAAAATATTGAAGCAGTCCTGCACCCACTCGGCAAGATTTCCATACATATCGTAGAGACCAAATGGGTTCGGAGGATACTGCCCGACTTGGATCGGTTTATTCTCGGTGTGCGCGTTGAACGGGTTGATTGACATACTATCCCTCGAGTTTGCTTTGGATGCGTCATACTCGTTGCTATACCAAAATGCAGACTTGGTTCCTCCCCTGGCGGCGTACTCCCATTCGACCTCTGAGGGCAATCTGTAGTGTCGGCCGGTCTTTCGAGATAGCCATTCAGCATACTTCTGTGCATCGTTCCATGAAGCAATCACTGGATACTGACCGGTCAATTCGAGAATTACATAGCGGCCGGTATACTTCGTGCGGACACGAGGGCAGTGACCTTCGCGCTCACAAAGAGCATACTCGCTCATGGTTAGTTCCGTTTTGCTTAACG
The genomic region above belongs to Candidatus Limnocylindrales bacterium and contains:
- a CDS encoding DUF1214 domain-containing protein; protein product: MSDLTATSREAFRDLLATLQEVADRYAGEEWALFTPDDVAEGLRVILHHVATGIETQLEEDAAAPTFRSIVTPWRKALGDNADAMYHDAKIDPAGTYRISGRTAGAVYVSFTVEAGAEDGAFPSGTVGVLNDTGFDVDGDGGFAITLGGPKQDRNWLGLAEGASRITVRHYWEQASPPAIPPAPELALKIELVGGNVAPSPRAPNDESVARSIRRMARYVRSRTVDLIAKPGAGEAPAFVSRIPNLFVAPVKPGAHALAAADAAYSLAPYVLGPDEALVISGRWPKCRCANVNLWNRQLQTYDYLRHRVSLNRAQMKLEADGSFRVVIAHRDPGMPNWLDTEGRTFGLVFWRFMLPDGEIETPHAEVIELGL
- a CDS encoding YbaB/EbfC family nucleoid-associated protein produces the protein MAEEPSMMQMLKQARGLQKQMKQIQKRVDKKEVSTTLLDGKLEIVITGKLQVRRILLDQSLLENPDKRVLQDNLVLGVNTAIQKAQNLMAVEMQKMAGDMGLPPDAMNEAMGGDSESDDDTTGGGEAAGGGRLRRWLGR
- the dnaX gene encoding DNA polymerase III subunit gamma/tau gives rise to the protein MSYEVVARRWRPLTFGSVVGQSHVTQTLANAIRRDRVPHAFLLTGTRGVGKTTIARLLARAINCTNRGENAEPCNQCPSCLQNLSGSSMDIIEIDGASNNGVDEVRDLIESAQYRPSSGRFKVYIIDEVHQLSKSAFNALLKTLEEPPSHVKFIMATTEVHKLPPTVLSRCQRYDFKRLSDDEIGRQLTTIAERDGMQISPDAIALLAREADGSMRDAQSLLEQAMAGADGPLGVAEVAQLLGVAGTELVSGIVESIVLGDAPRIVDLIGEVRRYGYDIERLLGEVLEILRHVTVATVANVKALSPVIPENHRRLATELRAKRSPLDLQRIFSSLLGTASDLRRGTHPDLVLEMGLLKVASLESVESAAELLSKLGAMESGSAPRSAAAPRTMSGPAPTPQRIEPQRTEPARTEAPRSQPQTAAPQRPAQSPPQAPPPPRTAAPAADRLPLAGKPNAAAVEAWTGPEGEPLEPLSEEEALARRWEAFLDDIKKKGGLDLYVTVTNCKLASITPEHVQIAPISASWAQKLKNPTVLGRVTEVARAHFGENVSVKIVDASAQAEGVTLQGIHDERTAKKKASALADPFVDKAVADLGGRVTKVSVYEE
- the recR gene encoding recombination mediator RecR, encoding MAYTPALQALIQLLTRLPGVGEKSAARLAFFILRGDQGYANELARAIESVKSATRFCSRCFALTEDDPCSNCEDPRRDRTIVCVVEEPADLVAIERSHGFQGIFHVLHGSISPLDGRGPEQLKIRELVERVGREPIKEVLVATNPTIEGEATAVYLSRLLKPLGVRVSRIAQGISVGGTIEYADGVTVGRAIEGRREM